The sequence ggttttttatgtattttatatatgttgttTGAGTATTGTTTTCATAGCTTTCAAAACTGCACATAGTGAAGTttttttagtgaagtttttttccctctccgctgtcgccactggcttgcatggttcgggatctgtagagctgcgcatcgttggatttgctcttcagtatttggactctcagtagtgattattaaaccacactgaactgagctaaactgaactgaacttaaacactgaaaactgaactacactgttcctatttactgttaccttttatgtggagctgctttgacacaatctacattgtataagcgctatacaaataaaggtgaattgaattgaattgaataaagtggACATATTTGAGAAGTTTGTGGAATATTGGTTAAAAAGGAATTTTgcagataattattattattattttattttttacttgagaAAATTAATGGAGACAAAACACTGTTGCAGTTATATCTTGTGATTTACTGTTTTCCACAAAGCTGAAATGTGCTGGTTTTTTCATCACAGAACAGAGACAGAAAGCACAGGACGTACGTTTATGTTCTCATCGTGACTGAGGTTCTGGAGGACTGGGAGGACTCAGTAAATATTGGTAAGGAGATGATTAAAAGCTAGAGTTGCACTGCATTTTCTAAATCAGCATAAGTATGAGGGagattttttgcacatttttgagTCTCTAAGATTAATCTTCTATCATCTtttcaaaaacaaacactttaatgAAATGGTTTTGAATAAAAACCCACATTACATCAAGTAACATCTAAAAGtaatgtttgcatgtgtgtttagggattttttaattaaaaaaaaatactttaagacTCTCACTATAACTATTGAATCACACATTGAGCTTCGGTTATCATGAAAATGAGATGATATATTGTGCCGCAGTCATGCCTCTGTATTCTTGTGTCCACAGGTAGGAAGAGGGAGTGGTTTAAGACCCAAGACGCTCGGAGTGTGCTGCAGTGTCACAAACCTGTGCAGGCATCGTACTTCGAAGCCCTTCAACAGGCCTGCATGACCAGCAACGGCACATCACTGGTGGCCACATATAACAATAACCAAAACTCTCTGTCCAGCATCAGATAACTGAAGCCGAGCCTCGCTTTTTCTACCGTTTACCACCCACATCAACTCTACAGCAACTACTGTCTccgtttgttttttaaaatcacatCAATCGGTTAATCTTGGATCGCCTTACCTGCCTTTTGTTGTTCAGATAGAGCATTTTGCGAACAATTGTTTGTCTGTTTCTTCTTGTTTTAATGAATCCTTGCATGAAATTCTCTTCTTCAATGACAGAATGCAAACACGTTGAAATAAGTAGCGTTTCAGGAGAATTGTTTGTTATGCTGTGCTAACGTTTGGCCTTTTCTCTCTGCAGTGTTTGCATTTATGATTGTGCCGTTTTCTAGAGGTGGAGTTTTTGCATGAGCACGTCGTGTATCAATGAGCTTACAAATACAGGAGTCTTTGGTTTATGTGATCTAAACTAAATCGAGGGTAGATGTTTTTTCGATGGATGGGGCCATTTGACTGTTTTTGCCTTGGTTTAGTGTATTTTGTACATGCTGGTGTGGCATAATAATAGTCTTAGTTGTCTAAACGGATGCACAGAACAGAGATGGTGTCTTAAAGGGTTGACATTGCAGTCTTATTGCCAATTTTACATTCACTTCTGTTGGAAACTCCCAAATGCAGCTGCTCTCTG comes from Danio aesculapii chromosome 23, fDanAes4.1, whole genome shotgun sequence and encodes:
- the nudt3a gene encoding nudix (nucleoside diphosphate linked moiety X)-type motif 3a, yielding MIKLKSNQTRTYDRDGYKKRAACLCFRSEREEEVLLVSSSSHPDRWIVPGGGMEPEEEPSVAAVREVCEEAGVKGTLGRLVGVFENRDRKHRTYVYVLIVTEVLEDWEDSVNIGRKREWFKTQDARSVLQCHKPVQASYFEALQQACMTSNGTSLVATYNNNQNSLSSIR